The genomic window GTGGTACGGCAGGCCGCAGTTGGCGAACGAGACGTCGGCACCGCGCTCGAGGACGATGATGCGCGCGCGCTCGTCGAGCCGGCGCAGTCGGGTGGCGGCCGACATGCCGCCCGCGACGCCGCCGATGATGAGATAGGTCGGAGCGGAGGTCGTGATCACCCTCGAAGTGTATACCCCCTGGGGTATCTCCGCTCACCGCGGCGACCGCGCTCCCAGCCGCCTCACCCGCGGCCCCCAGAGCGATGTGGCACAGTCGGCGGCATGCCCCGTCCCGCCGTCGTCGCCCGCGCCCGCGGGCGCATCCTCACGATGTTCTCCGGCGACCCGGACGGCGTGCCCGGCTGGGTGCGCGCGCTCGAGACCGGTGACGACGAAGGCTGGTTCGGGCCGGACTCGGCGGTGTGGGCCGTGCACAACGGCACCCCCACGATCGTCGCCGGCATCCGCGCGCTTCTCATGCAGACGCTGCACCCCGGCGCCATGGCGGGCGTGCACGACCACTCGCGCTACCGGGAGGATCCGCTCGGACGCCTCTCCGGCACCGTGCGCTGGGTGCTGACCACCACCTTCGCCGACCGGGCGCAGGCCGAGACCGGATGCGCGTGGGTGAGCCGCCTGCACGAGCGCGTGCGGGGCGAGTACGCCGGCCCCGACGGCGACGCGGTCGCCTACGCGGCGGGCGATGCCGACCTCATCGGCTGGGTGCACTGCGCCTTCGCCGATGCGTTCATCGGCTCCCACGAGACCTGGGGCGGCCCCGTGCCGGGGGGATCCGATCAGTACGTGCGCGAGTGGGCGACGGCCGGTCGGCTCATGGGCATGGCCGACCCGCCGCGCTCGCGGCAGGAGCTCGACGACGCCATCGCCTCCTACCTCCCGGTTCTGCGGCGCGACGCGCGCGTCGACGAGGCCGTGCGCTGGCTGCGGGATCCGCCGCTCGGCCGCGGCGTCGGCCCGGTGTACCGCATCCTCTTCGCCGGCGCCGTCGCCTCGCTGCCCGCCCGGTACCGGGCCCTGCTCGGCCTGCGGCGCGCCTGGTGGCCCGCGATCACGCTCACCCGCGTCGCCCTGTGGGGGATGCGCACCGTGCTCGGCCCGGAATCGTCGAGCATGCGCTACACCCGGATGCGCCTCGACCGGCTCGCGGGCGCGCGGGCCGACGCGGCCAGCGACTCGGAGCCGACCCGCTAGAAGGGCTGCTCGACGGGGAGCCCCGTGCGCAGCTCCACCGGCAGATGGCCGAGGTCGTTGTGCACCACGAGCACCGGCGGCTTCGCCGTGCGCACCCGCAGGATAGTGAGCCCGCAGTTGGCCTGATTGAGACCCATCCAGCGCCAGGACGGCGCGTCGAGCACCTCGCGCACGAACCAGGCGATGACGAAGTTGTGCGTGATGAGGAGGTCGTGGCGGTCATCCCGTGACGGGGAGAGCCATTCGGCGGTCGCATCGGCCATCTGCGCCTCGCCGGCCGCGATCTCCTCCTCGGTGATGCCGCCGAAGAACGATTCGAAGGCGTGCGGCATCGCCGGCGACGGGCCCGAGGGGATGCAGTCCATGAGCAGCGAGGAGAGCTGCGGCTCCATCGAGGGCATCCGGTCGGTCATCTGCGTCGCCGTCTCGACCGCCCGCTGCAGGGGCGAAGTGTGCACGCTCGCGAACGGCACCCCGCTCAGGCGCTCGGCGATCGCACGGGCCTGACGCTGCCCGCGACCGCTCAAGGGTCCGTCGGGGAGCCCGTGCTCGGCATCCTGCTGCTCGCCGTGCCGGACCAGATACACGTACCGAGACACGAGATCCACACTCCTTCGTCGCCGTCGAGCCTAGGCCAGACCTCGCCGTCGACAGTCGAGTCCGACTCGGTTCACAGCGCGCGCCGAAGATGCCGGATGTGAGGACAGACAAAGCTGTCTGTCCCTGCTACAGTCAGCATCACGGACCCTCCGTAGCCGTGCGTCGCTCCCCGAAGAGCGCGCGTCGGCGATCCGCGCCAGCGAAAGGCCACCTCCGTGTCGGCGACCACCACCGCAGCCTCCCCCGCTGCGCACTCCCCCTCGTCCGCAGCGAGCCCGAACGAGGACGCCCCCGCCCCGGTCCCCCGGGTCGCCCCGGCGAAGGGCCGCATCCTCGCGACGGCGATGCGGCGGTTCTACGACGACGGCATCCGGCCCGTCGGCGTCGACCTCCTCATCTCCGAATCGCAAGTCACCAAGGCGACGTTCTACAAGCACTTCGGCTCGAAGGACCGCCTGGTGCTCGACTACATCACCGCCCGGCGCGACGCGACGCTGGAGTCGATCACGAGCCTGCTCGCCGCCCACGAGGACGCCGCCGTCGGCCTGCGCCTCGTCGGCGACGCCGTGGTCGCGCAGATCCAGGCGCCCGGGTACCGCGGCTGCCCCTTCGTGAACGCCGCCGCCGAATTCGCCGACCCCGCCCACCCGGTGCGCGGCGTCGTCACCGGATTCCACGAGTCCATCCACGAGCTCTTCGAGGGAGCGCTCGTGCGCCTCGGCCACCCCATGCCGGGCGAGGCCGCCGACCGGCTCGTCCTCGCCTACGTGGGCGCCATGACGTGGGCGTACGTCGGCGACGTGATCGCCGCGAGCT from Microcella daejeonensis includes these protein-coding regions:
- a CDS encoding oxygenase MpaB family protein, producing MPRPAVVARARGRILTMFSGDPDGVPGWVRALETGDDEGWFGPDSAVWAVHNGTPTIVAGIRALLMQTLHPGAMAGVHDHSRYREDPLGRLSGTVRWVLTTTFADRAQAETGCAWVSRLHERVRGEYAGPDGDAVAYAAGDADLIGWVHCAFADAFIGSHETWGGPVPGGSDQYVREWATAGRLMGMADPPRSRQELDDAIASYLPVLRRDARVDEAVRWLRDPPLGRGVGPVYRILFAGAVASLPARYRALLGLRRAWWPAITLTRVALWGMRTVLGPESSSMRYTRMRLDRLAGARADAASDSEPTR
- a CDS encoding histidine phosphatase family protein, with translation MSRYVYLVRHGEQQDAEHGLPDGPLSGRGQRQARAIAERLSGVPFASVHTSPLQRAVETATQMTDRMPSMEPQLSSLLMDCIPSGPSPAMPHAFESFFGGITEEEIAAGEAQMADATAEWLSPSRDDRHDLLITHNFVIAWFVREVLDAPSWRWMGLNQANCGLTILRVRTAKPPVLVVHNDLGHLPVELRTGLPVEQPF
- a CDS encoding TetR/AcrR family transcriptional regulator, coding for MSATTTAASPAAHSPSSAASPNEDAPAPVPRVAPAKGRILATAMRRFYDDGIRPVGVDLLISESQVTKATFYKHFGSKDRLVLDYITARRDATLESITSLLAAHEDAAVGLRLVGDAVVAQIQAPGYRGCPFVNAAAEFADPAHPVRGVVTGFHESIHELFEGALVRLGHPMPGEAADRLVLAYVGAMTWAYVGDVIAASSAVRGTIERITAEAR